acacacatacaggcagacatacatgcacacacgtgtgcgaAACGCAGTAGGACTGGACCTATAgccatgtgtttggaaagcaagcttctttcacacagccatgcctgcccgtatatataattgcatattttgtttgatatttatgtcatgcaataaaaattttcaattgatttcttaagaacaataagaatatatttctgtttttcaatTTATTCAGTTAAGCGTTAAaactttataaattaaataaaattttatggaAAATGTTGAtgtagaaaaaatgtaaaaaaaaaaaactctcacaGAATGGTAAGTtcatgagaataaataaatacttaaatagttCAATTTTTAGTCCTTAAATACCCAtcactttgctttttctttttttttttttcacaagtttATTTACAGTTCCAACTTCTGAATTGAGAAATATTGTTCAATGGAACTGGATTCTGAATCCATTGCAACGCTTGAGACACAGTCACAAACCATACATCTTTATTGCGAGAAACTTCTTTCAGAAATTGCTTCAATGGGTTTAAATTTTTCATAAGCCATGGTGAATGCAAAAATATACCGAAAGGCGCcttatttcttttgtaatgaCGATTAAAATTGTCTCTCAAGAATTGTAGAACAGTTCTAGGGTTGCTAGAAACTCTGCATGCATCAGGCATTGAACAAGCACCTCCTCTGTTATTGTACCAACGTATAAGTGGGACTTCCCATAATCCTGGATATGATTTCTCTGGGCAGTTTCTAAGtgtacaatattttttcttaaccGGGTAATCAAGTGTAAAGGGCCATGTTGGTACCTCTGCAGTAGTAGCAACTGATCCTGTTACCATCGAACTGTCATATTTAAATCTATAGGTTTCCAAAGTTTCGAACTGGGCATCTTTTCCCAATGCAAGGAACGGTGAGCGCATTCCTCGAATATCGCTTTCGAAAATATTTGCCCTCATACAAAGCTCTTGTTTCATGCCAACTATTTCATTGGTATAAATCACACGATTGGCATTCCACCAGTAAGTAACAGGAAGTTTATGCGTTTTACTATGAGATGCTATCTCATGTCCATGCTGATATAATTCTTTCACACTGTTATAATTAGTATAATCGCCGGAAACAAAAAACGTTGCTTGAATAGGACAGCCGTTTGGATTGGTTATGCTCGAATCAAGCAATCGTCTGTAATAAGCCATGTTAGCCTCATCAACTCCGTCGTCAAAAGTCAATAGAATTATCTGCGGAGTTGCATATGTTGGCAGTGAGCCTGGAATTTCAGGCCCAGGACACTTACAGTTCGGTAACTTGCAATGTTCTGGACGACAGGGAcctgcaaaataaaaagaaacaaaacatcaaaTCAAGCGATggactttattttttaataagggATAGGAGCACATATCGCAGAACTCTTATATGGAATGAGGCCTAGAGCTATTAATAAAATGAATCGTGAAGAGTTTCAGTAGAAGAAGTATTGGTACGAGGGGTAAAAATGCAATTATGTAAAGAATTGGGAAATCTGTGGAATCAGAGAAATCTGCGCAAAACATTCATTTGCCGTGGGGAGAAAATAGGGTGTCGATTTTGGAAGGTTGTTCTTCAACAGAGAACAGATGATGCATTTACGTTGTTAACAAACATTTCTATTCCTATGACTTtcgaagaaatgaaaataattatattacactataaaataattatttgaaatgtcACCGAAATTATTCGTGGAAATACATATATCCGAATGTGTATGTTATGCATAGAAAAACATCCGGCGAACGCCGCTGTTAAAGCGACTCCATGGCTTGCTTATCGAGGAATATCAGTGAGAGCAGTCCTTTTATAGTATCTTGGAGAGATTTCCATCAACGTTAGCTACAATTTGACGGTTGGGAAAAGCACGTCACTAATTCCATCATATGGCACGGACGTAGGTACTATTTATCACTGTATAAATGCTAGTGTCCATTATTTCGCTCACTCAGGATAAGACTGGATCATTTTTATCtcagtttttcaaattttaagtgataattttcaaatttggtatttaCCTTCCAACTACTACATCCTTAACTACATCCTCCTCGATGTTCAATTTCTCCAACATACTTCAAAGATTAAACGAGTTGGCTAAGGTCATACTTTTATTTAGGTTGAAAATGTTcagaaaaacagttaaaaattatgaaaatgcgGTGGTAACAGGACAGCAACCGAAAATACCCATttctcaaaaaaaacaaaaaaaaacaggtgagAATGGCAAAAATTTGATAGTTCAGAGGATAGGCAGTCgtcaaagaaaataaacaggtaaaGAAAAATGCACATGGTTGTAGGAGCAGACAACTGcatggcttgttactatggaaacaaacAAATGTGTCTGTAGCGTTCGACtagctaaaattacccaaaatttgcaaactttataaGCTATTAACNNNNNNNNNNNNNNNNNNNNNNNNNNNNNNNNNNNNNNNNNNNNNNNNNNNNNNNNNNNNNNNNNNNNNNNNNNNNNNNNNNNNNNNNNNNNNNNNNNNNNNNNNNNNNNNNNNNNNNNNNNNNNNNNNNNNNNNNNNNNNNNNNNNNNNNNNNNNNNNNNNNNNNNNNNNNNNNNNNNNNNNNNNNNNNNNNNNNNNNNNNNNNNNNNNNNNNNNNNNNNNNNNNNNNNNNNNNNNNNNNNNNNNNNNNNNNNNNNNNNNNNNNNNNNNNNNNNNNNNNNNNNNNNNNNNNNNNNNNNNNNNNNNNNNNNNNNNagcaacagaaaagatccaaaACTTCTCGTGGTTTTCAGATGAAAATAATTATGCCTCACTATCAGACCGATTAACTAggcaaataaaaacatatttttaaaataatttcagtatCATTTACCATAAATGGataaaattttgaagtttttgGATAGAAGCTCCGTCGAAGTCTCATGTCACGCAGAAAGGAAAGTgttaataaacactgaaaattgtGGTTCCTGGAAGAACCGATTCAC
This genomic interval from Octopus bimaculoides isolate UCB-OBI-ISO-001 chromosome 4, ASM119413v2, whole genome shotgun sequence contains the following:
- the LOC106883724 gene encoding chitin deacetylase 7; this translates as MAYYRRLLDSSITNPNGCPIQATFFVSGDYTNYNSVKELYQHGHEIASHSKTHKLPVTYWWNANRVIYTNEIVGMKQELCMRANIFESDIRGMRSPFLALGKDAQFETLETYRFKYDSSMVTGSVATTAEVPTWPFTLDYPVKKKYCTLRNCPEKSYPGLWEVPLIRWYNNRGGACSMPDACRVSSNPRTVLQFLRDNFNRHYKRNKAPFGIFLHSPWLMKNLNPLKQFLKEVSRNKDVWFVTVSQALQWIQNPVPLNNISQFRSWNCK